From the genome of Methylomonas sp. UP202, one region includes:
- a CDS encoding DUF3999 family protein, translating to MSPRNAFLVCWLSLSAPVGATEFSRPVQQAPGNGQALLAVELDSQIYAVSAADFGDLRLLDGQAVETPFLLRPAAATKTVRSRRPSLGQITALQTAGDSLSFEVHLADNAEPADGLTLVTAQRDFEYELTVQGSNDGEHWRTLTERAAVYDYSRHLAIANLDVPLPTNRDRYFKILVGKAGQTRIAEVSALTRRMQGHEELERSETQTLYREPLHIERIEFWHLRSESRAEAETVVDYPLPDFQVHEDAERRATLIDIDSRKLPLTGLRLDVATPSFQRDVELQTPRTGAGDSAWQTLSSGQLRALRFGDIQQAETRIDFPEQRGERYRLVIHNQDNPPLQITALTGLGKRYRLLFIAAPNTAYRLTYGSQGLAKARYDTAAIDALLLRGVEPTPVGLGAAVATGQAAAENSLTSLINSREFLLGVIALMVPVLAWSLYRAGKRIGNLPR from the coding sequence ATGAGTCCCCGTAACGCCTTTTTAGTCTGCTGGCTGTCGCTGTCCGCCCCGGTGGGCGCGACCGAATTCAGCCGCCCCGTCCAGCAAGCGCCCGGTAACGGTCAGGCGCTGTTGGCCGTGGAATTGGACAGCCAAATCTACGCCGTCAGCGCCGCCGACTTCGGCGATCTACGTCTGCTCGACGGCCAAGCCGTCGAGACACCGTTTCTGTTGCGCCCGGCCGCCGCGACCAAAACGGTCCGTAGCCGCCGCCCCAGCCTCGGCCAGATCACCGCGCTGCAAACCGCTGGCGACAGCCTGAGCTTCGAAGTCCACCTCGCCGACAACGCCGAACCCGCCGACGGCTTGACGCTGGTCACCGCTCAACGCGATTTCGAGTACGAACTCACGGTGCAGGGCTCGAACGACGGCGAACACTGGCGGACACTGACCGAGCGCGCGGCGGTTTACGATTACTCCCGGCACTTAGCGATCGCCAATCTCGACGTGCCCTTACCCACCAACCGCGATCGCTATTTCAAAATCCTGGTCGGCAAGGCCGGCCAAACCCGGATCGCCGAGGTCTCGGCGCTGACCCGGCGTATGCAAGGCCACGAGGAATTGGAACGCAGCGAAACGCAAACCCTGTATCGGGAGCCACTACATATCGAGCGGATCGAGTTCTGGCATCTGCGCTCGGAAAGCCGCGCCGAGGCCGAAACCGTCGTCGACTATCCGTTGCCCGACTTTCAGGTACACGAAGACGCCGAGCGACGCGCCACGCTGATCGACATCGACAGCCGTAAACTGCCGCTGACCGGGCTGCGGCTGGACGTCGCCACGCCCAGCTTTCAACGCGATGTCGAACTGCAGACGCCTCGAACCGGCGCCGGCGACTCGGCTTGGCAAACCCTAAGCAGCGGGCAACTGCGGGCCTTGCGCTTCGGTGACATCCAGCAAGCCGAGACCCGGATCGACTTTCCGGAACAACGCGGCGAGCGATATCGCTTGGTGATTCACAATCAAGACAATCCGCCACTGCAAATCACCGCGCTGACCGGCTTGGGCAAACGCTATCGCCTGCTGTTTATCGCCGCCCCCAATACTGCGTACCGACTGACTTACGGCAGCCAAGGCCTGGCAAAAGCCCGTTACGATACCGCCGCGATCGACGCTTTGCTGCTACGCGGCGTCGAACCGACGCCGGTCGGACTGGGCGCGGCCGTCGCGACCGGCCAAGCCGCCGCGGAAAATTCCCTGACAAGCCTGATCAACAGCCGGGAATTTTTACTTGGCGTGATTGCGTTGATGGTACCGGTATTGGCTTGGAGCCTATATCGGGCCGGAAAGCGGATCGGCAATTTGCCAAGATAA
- a CDS encoding DUF2339 domain-containing protein, whose protein sequence is MDDIFELLAVVAVVVPIVVIVLLVLLLNRQREINREIKDSLADLHAALREDRKLLLTLTERVGTERPTAAPASFDAQTPAREHILFEPRAASVETTAPEPSRAEPADTEPTASTPAPNDAWQTAGWQVAEPSRFELAARQALQQIWNWIVVGEGHRPDGVSIEYAVASNWLLRIGVLILVTGIGFFLKYSIDNGLLGEQARVALSVLTGLAMIVGGVRLVGGQYHLFSQGLLGGGIAVLYFSVFAAYAFYHLLGAYPAFGLMLTVTASAAALAIRLDAMLVAIFAVIGGYCTPILLSTGQVNFVGLFSYMLLLGGGVLAVNWYKQWHVLNFLGFAFNYLLFFAAMQRYESGYFWQVLPFLTGFFVLYSTTVFLFCLVNRQRSTLLDLVALAVNAAIYFGTAYELIATEYGQVWTALPCLALSAFYVGHVYYCLARRIEDRELVVGFIGLAAFFLSVAVPLILSKQWITVSWSLQALVMIWMAGKVRSAFLRQTAYLLYLLVVARYAFIDLPGQYATATWDAAPGEFWFGLIERLVSFGIPILSMALAYTLIEKPAPATELACSPAQDVPVWLKDGGVLAVIALIVVALVFVTLQLELYRSLAYLYPPLQAPALTLVWLGLGALLLNRYMTGSGQLMLAGLRWLLIGLAIKLTFFDLPSWGLTLGHAAIGDSLLTLHYGGTYRFESALMRLLDFGAIILFLALAFRRLEGDEASAADVRRWLGTAALVLLFAFLSLETNSLLLHYLPGLRSGGVTILWSLFALTSVYHGIRREVAALRLAGLVLFAIVAWKVFFVDLARLEQIYRIVAFIVLGMLVLGGAFFYMRYRQNFAANAETESKR, encoded by the coding sequence TTGGACGATATTTTCGAACTGCTCGCCGTGGTTGCGGTCGTCGTGCCGATCGTCGTAATCGTACTGCTGGTTCTACTGCTCAACCGACAACGCGAAATCAACCGGGAAATCAAGGATTCGCTCGCCGACCTGCACGCCGCTTTGCGCGAGGACCGCAAACTGCTGCTGACGTTGACGGAACGCGTCGGCACCGAGCGTCCGACTGCCGCGCCAGCCAGTTTCGACGCGCAAACGCCGGCGCGGGAGCATATCTTGTTCGAACCCCGCGCCGCATCGGTGGAGACGACGGCACCCGAACCCAGCCGAGCGGAACCGGCCGACACCGAACCGACGGCGAGCACACCCGCTCCCAACGACGCTTGGCAAACCGCCGGCTGGCAAGTCGCCGAACCGAGCCGTTTCGAATTGGCGGCAAGGCAAGCACTCCAACAAATCTGGAACTGGATCGTGGTTGGCGAAGGCCACCGTCCGGACGGCGTTTCGATCGAATACGCGGTCGCCAGCAACTGGTTGCTGCGCATCGGCGTCCTGATCCTGGTCACCGGCATCGGCTTTTTTCTGAAATATTCGATCGATAACGGCTTGCTCGGCGAACAGGCGCGGGTCGCGCTCAGCGTCTTGACCGGACTGGCGATGATCGTCGGCGGCGTGCGCCTAGTCGGCGGCCAGTACCATTTGTTCAGCCAGGGCTTGTTGGGCGGCGGCATAGCGGTGCTGTATTTCAGCGTGTTCGCCGCTTACGCCTTCTACCACCTGCTCGGCGCCTATCCGGCCTTCGGTTTGATGCTGACCGTTACCGCCAGCGCCGCCGCGTTGGCGATCCGGTTGGACGCGATGCTGGTGGCGATCTTCGCCGTCATCGGCGGCTATTGCACGCCGATTTTGCTGTCCACCGGTCAAGTGAATTTCGTCGGCTTGTTCAGCTATATGCTGTTGCTGGGCGGCGGGGTTCTGGCGGTGAACTGGTACAAGCAATGGCATGTACTGAATTTTCTCGGCTTCGCCTTCAACTATCTGCTGTTTTTCGCGGCGATGCAACGCTACGAGTCCGGCTACTTTTGGCAAGTGCTGCCGTTTCTGACCGGATTTTTCGTGTTGTATTCGACGACGGTGTTTTTGTTTTGCCTGGTCAATCGGCAACGCTCGACGCTGCTGGACTTGGTCGCGCTGGCGGTCAACGCGGCGATCTATTTCGGCACCGCTTACGAGTTGATCGCCACCGAATACGGGCAAGTCTGGACCGCGTTGCCGTGCCTCGCCCTGTCGGCATTCTATGTCGGCCACGTGTATTACTGCTTGGCCCGCCGCATCGAGGATAGAGAGTTGGTAGTCGGGTTTATCGGCTTGGCGGCATTCTTTCTGAGCGTGGCGGTGCCGTTAATCTTGTCCAAGCAATGGATTACCGTCAGCTGGTCGTTGCAAGCACTGGTGATGATTTGGATGGCCGGCAAAGTGCGTAGCGCGTTTTTACGCCAAACCGCCTACCTGCTGTATTTGCTGGTCGTCGCCCGCTACGCTTTCATCGATTTGCCCGGCCAATACGCTACGGCGACTTGGGACGCCGCGCCGGGCGAATTCTGGTTCGGGCTGATAGAACGCCTGGTCAGCTTCGGCATCCCGATACTGTCGATGGCGCTGGCCTATACACTGATCGAAAAACCGGCACCGGCGACCGAATTGGCTTGTTCGCCGGCCCAGGACGTGCCGGTCTGGCTGAAGGACGGCGGCGTCTTGGCCGTCATCGCATTGATCGTTGTAGCCCTGGTATTCGTCACGCTGCAATTGGAACTCTACCGCAGCCTGGCCTACTTGTATCCTCCATTGCAAGCGCCGGCATTGACGCTGGTCTGGCTAGGTTTGGGCGCGCTACTGCTGAATCGCTACATGACCGGCTCCGGCCAGCTCATGTTAGCCGGCCTGCGTTGGCTGCTGATCGGCCTGGCGATCAAACTGACGTTTTTCGATTTGCCTTCCTGGGGCCTGACGCTGGGTCACGCCGCGATCGGCGACAGTTTGCTGACTTTGCATTACGGCGGCACTTACCGCTTCGAATCGGCGCTGATGCGGCTGCTGGACTTCGGCGCGATTATCCTGTTTCTGGCCCTGGCTTTCCGCCGGCTGGAAGGCGACGAAGCCAGCGCCGCCGATGTGCGCCGCTGGCTGGGCACGGCGGCGCTGGTATTGTTGTTCGCGTTTCTCAGCCTGGAAACCAATTCGCTGTTGCTGCATTATTTGCCCGGCTTGCGCTCCGGCGGCGTGACGATTCTGTGGTCGCTGTTCGCGTTGACGTCGGTCTACCACGGCATCCGCCGCGAAGTCGCCGCACTGCGCTTGGCCGGTTTGGTCTTGTTTGCGATCGTGGCCTGGAAAGTGTTTTTCGTCGATCTGGCCCGCCTGGAACAAATCTACCGGATCGTCGCCTTCATCGTACTGGGCATGCTGGTACTCGGCGGCGCGTTTTTCTACATGCGCTACCGGCAAAACTTCGCCGCTAACGCCGAGACCGAGAGCAAACGATGA
- a CDS encoding methyl-accepting chemotaxis protein, translated as MNSQTTIQSKILLSIASVFVVLMLVSNVFMAGRQKDMVQALATDKAKNIAAGYFDGINTLMLTGSMSQVEVLREKALSHPGVSEVRLIRGNGIVELHGKGKPEQAVVDELDRRGLSGEALIRHGNDANGRWVTVVEPILASSNFRGTNCLTCHPVKEGEVLGAVRVSYSLASLDDQINQDLIAGSAISLAMFAAGLLLVNILMRRIVVNPLVTMRDTVDAIARHSDLTARLPVDSGDEIGQVSTSFNSMLANFAASLNRVSDVSRLLTDATDRIATVSRQTSQAASQQQRETENVIQAIHELEESVRDVRHGADGAARASVEADQQAAQGAETTKNAIDGIYVLVSEIERASEVIKRLDQKSNGVGAVLDVIKGLAEQTNLLALNAAIEAARAGEQGRGFAVVADEVRTLATRSHQATEEIEKIIDQLQREAKEAVTVMDKAKTSAEQRREQVQSADLGLSAIAERVTQIRSLNSQMALVADNQSRVAQHVGQSIGNIGGLTDRTSQDAAQTSDASRELVQLAVQLNELVGKFRR; from the coding sequence ATGAACAGTCAAACTACTATCCAATCAAAAATTCTGCTCAGCATCGCCAGCGTGTTTGTCGTGTTGATGTTGGTCAGTAACGTGTTCATGGCCGGCCGCCAGAAAGATATGGTGCAAGCGTTGGCAACCGACAAAGCTAAAAATATTGCCGCCGGCTATTTCGACGGTATCAACACCCTGATGCTGACCGGCTCGATGTCTCAGGTCGAAGTGTTGCGGGAAAAGGCCTTGTCGCATCCCGGCGTCAGCGAGGTGCGCCTGATTCGCGGCAACGGGATCGTCGAGTTGCACGGTAAAGGCAAGCCCGAGCAAGCGGTCGTCGACGAACTCGATCGGCGCGGCCTGAGCGGTGAAGCGCTGATACGCCACGGCAACGACGCCAACGGGCGTTGGGTGACCGTGGTCGAGCCGATACTGGCCAGCAGCAATTTTCGCGGCACCAATTGCCTGACCTGCCATCCGGTCAAGGAAGGCGAGGTGTTGGGCGCGGTGCGGGTATCCTATTCGCTGGCGAGCCTGGACGACCAAATTAACCAAGATCTGATCGCCGGCTCGGCGATTTCGTTGGCGATGTTCGCCGCCGGCTTGTTGCTGGTCAATATTCTGATGCGGCGCATCGTCGTCAACCCGCTGGTCACGATGCGCGACACCGTCGATGCCATCGCTCGCCATTCGGATTTGACCGCGCGCTTGCCGGTCGACAGCGGCGATGAAATCGGCCAGGTCAGCACCTCGTTTAACTCGATGTTGGCTAATTTCGCGGCGAGTTTGAACCGGGTGTCTGACGTCAGCCGTTTACTGACCGACGCCACCGATCGCATCGCCACCGTATCGAGGCAAACCTCGCAGGCGGCCAGTCAGCAGCAGAGGGAAACCGAAAACGTCATTCAGGCGATCCACGAACTGGAGGAATCGGTGAGGGATGTGCGGCACGGCGCTGACGGTGCGGCGCGGGCTTCGGTCGAGGCCGACCAGCAAGCCGCCCAGGGCGCGGAAACCACCAAAAACGCCATCGACGGCATCTATGTGCTGGTCAGCGAAATCGAGCGGGCTTCGGAAGTCATCAAGCGCCTGGACCAAAAAAGCAACGGCGTCGGCGCGGTGTTGGACGTGATCAAGGGCTTGGCCGAACAAACGAACTTGCTGGCGCTGAACGCCGCGATCGAGGCGGCTAGGGCCGGCGAACAAGGCCGGGGCTTCGCGGTAGTGGCCGACGAGGTCAGAACGCTGGCGACCCGCTCGCATCAGGCGACTGAAGAGATCGAGAAAATCATCGACCAATTGCAGCGCGAGGCCAAGGAGGCGGTGACGGTGATGGATAAAGCCAAAACCAGCGCCGAGCAACGCCGCGAACAAGTCCAAAGCGCCGATCTAGGTTTAAGCGCGATTGCCGAGCGGGTGACTCAGATTCGCTCGTTGAATTCGCAAATGGCCTTGGTGGCCGACAATCAAAGCCGTGTCGCGCAACATGTCGGCCAAAGCATCGGCAACATTGGCGGCTTGACCGATCGCACTTCGCAAGATGCCGCGCAAACCAGCGACGCCAGCCGCGAGTTGGTGCAACTGGCCGTGCAGTTGAATGAATTGGTCGGTAAATTCCGCCGTTAA